A DNA window from Parabacteroides johnsonii DSM 18315 contains the following coding sequences:
- a CDS encoding T9SS type A sorting domain-containing protein, whose translation MKKVFTSISMALCLVASSFTTSAQTVQLSEAQKTEIQKEVLPVVFEQIKEQTGLDILGWAQPQLTKDFIQSLPVLNTQSGFRADSPTPYSVKPDSIVINMKAINTGIGLLTGDIKVDFEDYTTRTIPMVGDMLLGRPLTIDVPGKIQVISSRMGEVAEITIEVTGEDGQLVPFGMDMAISLLGKGAEPLLNFSFVQNPATSLLEATVDIQEGMHSIWGLVKGMLQLPELPQLDYKITVNLSGIFTGELPMSLYGIPESGEAKELPMGDAVVALDLNKTIPVNYINVTSYENAQANRWSKYTFIQEQAASGMTVAIEDHTAIEGNWEQLKYNGAFIIRMSDSKSTVADVKTAAQTVIERVVSELATTGEASIYTMSITKSIDSNGDGVRDNNDIEVPVMDIEVTPSISGTNAIADINIKSYKQEDTDVVIDTEMNLKATADLAGSKVIKIEIMQGDVTMGSAYFTSNIAGIVTSNDDITINTVKVTPVEGGIYIDNSGKATYRIVNMSGATIANGTVSGDNAYISTSSLAKGIYVIVVTENGVSQSVKFAR comes from the coding sequence ATGAAAAAAGTTTTTACATCGATTAGTATGGCGTTATGTCTTGTAGCGTCTTCCTTTACTACCTCTGCACAGACGGTGCAGTTGAGCGAAGCTCAGAAAACAGAAATTCAAAAAGAAGTATTGCCAGTCGTATTCGAGCAGATTAAAGAGCAAACAGGTCTCGATATCTTAGGATGGGCACAGCCGCAGTTGACAAAAGACTTTATACAGAGCTTGCCTGTGTTGAATACTCAGAGTGGTTTTCGTGCTGATTCTCCGACGCCTTATAGCGTGAAACCGGATAGCATTGTAATAAATATGAAAGCGATTAATACGGGAATAGGCCTCTTAACTGGAGATATTAAGGTCGATTTTGAAGATTATACGACAAGGACAATTCCGATGGTCGGTGATATGTTGTTGGGACGTCCTTTGACAATTGATGTACCTGGAAAAATTCAGGTTATTTCTTCCAGAATGGGTGAAGTGGCTGAGATTACGATTGAAGTGACGGGAGAAGACGGACAATTGGTTCCTTTTGGTATGGACATGGCCATCTCTTTGTTAGGAAAAGGAGCCGAACCTTTATTAAATTTCTCTTTTGTGCAAAACCCGGCAACATCATTATTAGAAGCGACTGTAGATATTCAAGAGGGAATGCATAGTATTTGGGGATTAGTTAAAGGTATGCTCCAATTACCAGAGTTGCCACAATTGGATTACAAGATAACAGTGAATTTGTCCGGTATTTTTACAGGCGAACTTCCCATGAGCCTTTATGGCATTCCTGAATCAGGTGAAGCAAAAGAACTTCCTATGGGAGACGCTGTTGTTGCTTTGGATTTAAATAAGACTATCCCCGTTAATTATATCAACGTTACTTCTTATGAAAATGCACAGGCGAACAGATGGAGCAAATACACCTTCATTCAAGAACAAGCAGCTTCTGGTATGACTGTTGCTATCGAAGACCATACTGCTATCGAAGGAAACTGGGAGCAATTGAAGTATAATGGTGCTTTCATCATTCGCATGAGTGATTCAAAGAGTACAGTAGCAGATGTTAAAACTGCTGCACAAACAGTGATAGAACGTGTTGTATCAGAATTAGCGACAACTGGCGAAGCTTCTATTTATACGATGTCTATTACTAAGTCGATAGATTCGAATGGTGATGGTGTAAGAGATAATAACGATATAGAGGTTCCAGTAATGGATATCGAAGTGACTCCATCTATTTCCGGGACAAACGCTATCGCCGACATCAATATCAAATCATATAAACAAGAAGATACAGATGTTGTTATAGATACGGAAATGAATCTGAAAGCTACGGCGGACCTTGCTGGTAGTAAGGTGATCAAGATTGAGATTATGCAAGGAGATGTAACTATGGGTAGTGCATATTTCACTTCCAATATCGCAGGTATCGTGACAAGCAATGACGATATCACGATTAATACCGTAAAAGTAACACCGGTAGAGGGTGGTATCTATATCGACAATAGCGGAAAAGCTACCTATCGTATTGTTAATATGAGTGGTGCAACAATCGCTAACGGAACTGTTTCGGGTGACAATGCTTACATCTCTACTTCTTCTTTGGCAAAAGGCATTTATGTAATTGTTGTAACAGAAAATGGTGTCAGCCAATCTGTGAAGTTCGCTCGTTGA
- a CDS encoding DUF4925 domain-containing protein encodes MKKNLLFVFTMLCALSFFIACSDDNNGKNEPEGAVLLKGTQIYSAEKLSLKYGDSPLLGKAITFATEDGKTGTIKMEGVFDPSIIKDLLPSKTEQMVALAPGVVPGEVTTMFNVDLTQEGNKYTFEGTNSNNGREMKYAGTVDSTFMTLSVNVTMPKNDLLGTWNLAKQDMATGKSPIILSWISTSSGITIPGVIDEPWPTKDAAALLGNLVLPPMLAKYLHTITFQEDGNIVASYSSTGKEGENTVSPANLAQYYIKDSKLFLQLNIDMILATIAANKTKASDTSVLLQFASLLSKGIPLNCEVKNGAAAVYADKDLILPLLNILSSEGIAELIITQVPTAQQDMVKAIFAQLPELIKTTTEFNAGLNLEKQ; translated from the coding sequence ATGAAGAAAAATCTATTATTTGTGTTTACGATGTTGTGTGCGTTGAGTTTCTTCATCGCCTGTAGTGATGATAACAACGGAAAAAATGAGCCGGAAGGAGCAGTGCTGTTGAAGGGTACACAAATTTACAGTGCCGAAAAGCTTTCTCTCAAATATGGAGACAGCCCGCTTTTAGGCAAAGCGATCACATTTGCGACCGAAGATGGCAAAACCGGAACGATTAAGATGGAAGGTGTCTTCGATCCGAGTATCATCAAGGACTTGCTGCCTTCAAAGACTGAGCAAATGGTGGCATTAGCTCCGGGTGTTGTTCCGGGGGAAGTAACAACTATGTTTAATGTCGATCTGACTCAGGAGGGAAATAAATACACATTCGAAGGTACAAACTCCAATAACGGTCGCGAAATGAAGTACGCCGGCACAGTCGATTCCACCTTCATGACCTTGTCCGTCAACGTTACGATGCCTAAAAATGATTTGTTGGGAACTTGGAACTTGGCAAAGCAGGATATGGCAACAGGTAAGTCACCTATTATTCTTTCTTGGATATCTACATCTTCTGGTATCACAATTCCCGGTGTAATAGATGAACCGTGGCCTACGAAAGATGCTGCTGCTTTATTGGGCAATTTAGTTCTGCCTCCGATGTTAGCGAAGTATCTCCATACGATTACATTTCAAGAAGATGGAAATATTGTTGCAAGTTATTCTTCTACAGGTAAAGAAGGTGAGAATACTGTTTCTCCTGCAAATCTGGCCCAGTACTATATCAAAGACAGTAAGTTATTTTTGCAGTTGAATATAGATATGATTCTTGCGACTATTGCTGCGAATAAGACTAAAGCATCAGATACTTCGGTTCTTTTGCAGTTTGCCTCTTTGCTTTCGAAAGGAATTCCTTTAAATTGTGAGGTGAAAAATGGAGCTGCCGCTGTATATGCTGATAAGGATTTGATTTTGCCATTGTTAAACATATTATCTTCTGAAGGCATAGCCGAACTGATAATAACACAAGTTCCAACAGCCCAGCAGGATATGGTAAAAGCAATTTTTGCACAACTTCCCGAACTTATAAAAACGACAACAGAATTTAATGCTGGTCTAAATCTGGAAAAACAGTAA
- a CDS encoding LptF/LptG family permease, translated as MKFKLKRIDWYIIKQFLGTYIFAIALIIAISVVFDINEKIDKFLSPDVPLKAIVFDYYMNFIPYFANLFSPLFTFIAVIFFTSKLADNSEVIAMLASGMSFRRLMLPYAISAGIIALSTFALNAYIIPPANATRIDFQNKYIKNKKVDYVRSAQLEIEPGVIAYFDRYDARSGMGYRFSLEHFEDKKMISRLTANSIKYDSLYNWTLIDYMIRDFDGMREHITEGSRLDTTLTIVPSDFLISVNDCETMTSPELSTYIDRQKKRGIGNIQTFQIEYHKRFAAIMAAFILTSIGASLSSRKIKGGMGLNIGIGLALSFSYILFTTVTSTFAINGNLSPAMAAWIPNILYTFIAIYLYRKAPR; from the coding sequence ATGAAATTCAAACTGAAACGGATAGACTGGTATATCATCAAGCAATTCTTAGGTACTTATATCTTTGCGATTGCCCTGATTATCGCTATCTCGGTCGTCTTCGATATAAATGAGAAGATCGACAAGTTCCTGAGTCCGGACGTGCCGTTGAAAGCGATCGTCTTTGACTATTACATGAACTTCATCCCGTATTTCGCGAATCTGTTCAGTCCGTTGTTTACTTTCATTGCTGTTATCTTCTTTACCTCGAAGTTAGCAGACAACTCGGAAGTGATCGCAATGCTGGCAAGCGGGATGAGTTTCCGGCGACTGATGTTGCCCTATGCGATTTCGGCAGGGATCATTGCACTCAGTACATTTGCGCTGAACGCTTATATCATTCCGCCTGCCAACGCCACGCGTATCGATTTCCAAAACAAATATATCAAGAATAAGAAGGTAGACTATGTCCGTTCCGCCCAATTGGAGATCGAGCCGGGCGTAATTGCCTATTTCGACCGCTACGATGCGCGTTCCGGGATGGGATACCGCTTCTCTTTGGAACACTTCGAGGACAAGAAGATGATTTCACGTCTCACGGCCAACTCCATCAAATATGATTCGCTCTACAACTGGACCCTGATTGACTACATGATCCGCGACTTCGACGGGATGCGCGAGCATATCACTGAAGGGAGCCGCCTGGACACCACATTGACAATCGTCCCTTCGGACTTCCTGATCTCTGTCAACGACTGCGAGACGATGACTTCGCCAGAGTTGTCCACGTATATCGACCGCCAGAAGAAACGAGGGATCGGCAATATCCAAACGTTCCAGATCGAATATCACAAACGTTTTGCCGCCATCATGGCCGCTTTCATCCTGACCTCCATCGGAGCCTCGCTCTCTTCCCGCAAAATCAAAGGCGGTATGGGATTAAACATCGGTATCGGACTGGCCCTAAGCTTCTCCTACATCCTCTTCACCACCGTCACATCGACCTTCGCCATCAACGGCAACCTCAGCCCCGCTATGGCCGCCTGGATCCCTAATATTTTATATACGTTTATCGCGATTTACTTATACCGAAAGGCTCCGAGGTAA
- the tgt gene encoding tRNA guanosine(34) transglycosylase Tgt yields MKFELQHNDTKSNARAGLITTDHGVIETPIFMPVGTQGTVKGVHMTELEEDINAQIILGNTYHLYLRPGLEILEQAGGLHKFNTWNRPILTDSGGFQVFSLSENRKLHEEGAMFRSHIDGSKHLFTPEKVMDIQRIIGADIIMAFDECCPGDADYEYAKKSLGLTERWLDRCFERFNSTEPKYGYQQSLFPIVQGCVYPELRRKAAENVAKKGADGNAIGGLAVGEPTEKMYEMIEVVNEILPKDKPRYLMGVGTPINILEGIERGIDMFDCIMPTRNGRNGQIFTRFGTINMRNKKWENDFSPIDPDAHSAIDTRYSKAYLHHLIKVNEMLGLQLASIHNLAFYLWLVKEARKHIIAGDFTTWKSEMVRQLSNRL; encoded by the coding sequence ATGAAATTCGAATTACAACATAACGATACAAAATCAAATGCAAGGGCGGGTCTGATTACCACTGATCATGGAGTAATTGAAACGCCTATTTTTATGCCCGTCGGCACGCAGGGTACGGTTAAAGGTGTCCACATGACCGAGTTGGAGGAAGATATCAACGCACAAATCATTTTAGGAAACACCTACCATTTGTATCTCCGTCCCGGACTGGAAATATTGGAACAGGCAGGCGGCTTGCACAAATTCAATACATGGAACCGGCCGATCCTGACGGATAGCGGTGGTTTCCAAGTTTTTTCCCTTTCCGAAAACCGTAAGTTGCATGAAGAAGGTGCCATGTTCCGCTCACATATCGACGGCTCCAAACATCTGTTTACCCCGGAAAAGGTCATGGATATCCAGCGGATCATCGGAGCAGATATCATTATGGCCTTCGATGAATGTTGTCCGGGCGATGCCGATTACGAATACGCGAAAAAATCCCTCGGTCTGACGGAACGTTGGCTGGACCGTTGTTTTGAACGTTTCAATTCTACAGAGCCAAAATACGGTTATCAGCAAAGCCTTTTCCCGATTGTACAAGGTTGTGTTTATCCGGAACTGCGCCGAAAGGCTGCCGAGAATGTAGCGAAAAAAGGTGCTGACGGCAATGCGATCGGTGGCCTGGCTGTTGGTGAACCGACCGAAAAAATGTATGAGATGATCGAAGTAGTCAACGAAATCCTGCCGAAAGACAAGCCTCGCTACCTGATGGGAGTCGGTACACCGATCAACATTTTAGAGGGAATCGAACGAGGGATCGATATGTTCGACTGCATTATGCCGACACGCAACGGGCGCAACGGACAGATATTTACCCGTTTCGGCACGATCAATATGCGCAATAAGAAATGGGAGAACGACTTCTCTCCTATTGATCCGGACGCTCATTCGGCTATCGATACGCGCTACAGCAAGGCGTATTTGCACCATCTGATCAAAGTGAACGAGATGTTAGGACTTCAACTGGCATCAATCCATAACCTTGCGTTCTACCTGTGGCTCGTAAAAGAGGCACGCAAACATATTATTGCCGGCGATTTCACGACCTGGAAAAGTGAAATGGTCCGTCAGTTATCAAACCGGTTATAA
- a CDS encoding 4Fe-4S binding protein: MKKRNYLKGLRVFLAILFFVPILLFFVDFSGVLPDSVHRLLHLQLMPALLGGMIGLIVFQFLLALVFGRIYCSTICPAGVFQDIINRLFCIGKKKKKGSRRFMYHKPMNWFRYVLLAITMLMAVFGFSGLCLLLDPYSNFGRIAASLFRPVVMWGNNLLADLLMKVDNYSLFHVTISTVTVSGLIAATIALLVFIVMTIFRGRLFCNTICPVGALLSLFSRYSFFRITFDKEACTHCGNCEHTCKAEAIDSKNLTVDTSRCVDCFNCVSSCSKGGLQYRLQLPTASHSGQSKATNSRRTFLATSATVAASLPIASAIAGGGKGKMNRKGRKKWPPLTPPGSISLERFKDKCTGCQICVVRCPSQVLRPTGLEYGLDYMLKPRLAYISSYCNYECTVCSDVCPTGAIKPLTVEEKTTTQVGIATFFKGRCVVNTEEKDCGACAEHCPTQAVHMVPYKGTLTIPQINPDLCIGCGGCESICPVRPMRAIIVKSNVEHKFVEKPKEEEVKEVEVDDFGF; encoded by the coding sequence ATGAAGAAACGGAATTACCTAAAAGGATTGAGAGTTTTCCTCGCAATCCTCTTTTTTGTACCCATACTTTTGTTCTTCGTAGACTTTTCGGGAGTTTTACCGGATAGTGTACACCGCTTGTTGCATCTGCAACTGATGCCGGCCTTGTTAGGCGGAATGATCGGCCTGATCGTGTTCCAGTTCCTGCTGGCACTGGTATTCGGACGTATTTATTGTTCCACGATATGTCCGGCAGGCGTATTCCAGGATATCATCAACCGCCTGTTTTGCATCGGCAAGAAAAAAAAGAAAGGAAGCCGCCGTTTTATGTATCACAAACCGATGAACTGGTTTCGCTACGTGCTGTTGGCAATTACGATGCTCATGGCTGTTTTCGGTTTTAGCGGGTTGTGCTTGCTTCTGGACCCATACAGCAATTTCGGACGCATTGCTGCAAGCCTGTTTCGTCCGGTCGTGATGTGGGGGAACAACCTACTCGCCGATCTATTGATGAAAGTAGACAACTACTCGTTGTTCCATGTGACAATCAGCACTGTGACGGTTTCCGGTCTGATCGCGGCAACCATTGCATTGCTTGTTTTCATTGTCATGACTATTTTCCGCGGACGACTGTTCTGTAATACGATCTGCCCTGTCGGAGCTTTACTGAGCCTTTTCTCACGCTACTCGTTTTTCCGCATAACCTTCGATAAGGAAGCCTGTACACATTGCGGGAATTGCGAACATACTTGTAAGGCGGAAGCGATTGACAGCAAAAATCTGACAGTCGATACATCTCGTTGCGTAGATTGTTTCAATTGTGTCTCTTCCTGTTCCAAAGGCGGCTTGCAGTATCGCTTGCAATTGCCGACCGCATCGCATTCCGGCCAATCGAAAGCTACGAACAGCCGCCGTACATTCCTGGCCACAAGCGCAACCGTTGCCGCCTCTCTGCCGATCGCCTCAGCGATAGCCGGAGGAGGAAAAGGGAAAATGAACAGAAAAGGCAGAAAAAAATGGCCTCCCCTCACGCCTCCGGGTTCTATCAGCCTGGAACGTTTCAAAGATAAATGTACGGGATGCCAGATATGTGTCGTCCGCTGTCCGAGTCAGGTTTTGCGCCCGACAGGATTGGAATATGGTTTGGATTATATGTTAAAGCCGCGTTTGGCCTATATCAGCAGTTATTGCAATTACGAATGTACGGTCTGCTCCGACGTATGTCCCACCGGCGCGATCAAACCTCTGACTGTCGAAGAGAAGACGACGACACAGGTCGGTATTGCCACTTTCTTCAAAGGCCGTTGTGTTGTTAATACAGAAGAGAAAGACTGTGGTGCCTGTGCAGAGCACTGCCCGACCCAGGCCGTACACATGGTTCCCTACAAAGGGACACTTACGATCCCGCAGATCAACCCCGACCTCTGTATCGGATGCGGCGGATGCGAATCGATCTGCCCGGTACGTCCGATGCGTGCCATCATCGTCAAATCGAACGTTGAACACAAATTCGTCGAGAAGCCAAAAGAAGAGGAAGTCAAAGAAGTCGAGGTAGACGATTTCGGTTTTTGA
- a CDS encoding DUF362 domain-containing protein, producing the protein MKRRDFLKTSVVAGAALSLNFEGLQAALSSNTVAVEQAPDLVAVMGGEPEVMLDKALEALGGIGKYIKKGQKVVIKPNIGWDRTPELAGNTNPKLVKALVKKCFEAGAEKVTVFDHTCDNWQKCYETSGIAAAVKEAGGIIMPGNDEKYFKEVAIPGGVTLKKTKIHESLIEADAWINVPILKNHGGAKLSCAMKNMMGIVWDRRFFHQNDLQQCIADICTWQKKPVLNIVDAYRMMHQNGPQGKSAADVATLKSMIVSPNIVAVDTAALALFNQVKKLDMAAVGHLSKGEALKLGSTDLKKINIKRIKI; encoded by the coding sequence ATGAAACGTCGTGATTTCCTTAAGACCAGTGTTGTAGCAGGTGCAGCCTTATCTCTGAACTTTGAAGGATTACAGGCTGCTCTCTCTTCGAATACAGTAGCAGTAGAGCAGGCCCCCGATCTGGTAGCAGTAATGGGTGGTGAACCGGAAGTCATGCTCGACAAGGCGTTAGAAGCACTTGGCGGCATCGGCAAATATATCAAGAAAGGACAAAAAGTCGTTATCAAACCCAATATCGGATGGGATCGTACGCCGGAACTGGCCGGTAACACGAATCCGAAATTGGTAAAAGCCCTCGTAAAGAAATGTTTCGAAGCAGGGGCCGAAAAAGTGACAGTATTCGACCATACGTGCGACAACTGGCAGAAATGCTATGAGACAAGCGGTATAGCTGCCGCCGTAAAGGAAGCGGGCGGTATCATCATGCCGGGTAACGACGAGAAATATTTTAAAGAAGTAGCCATTCCCGGCGGTGTAACGCTGAAAAAGACCAAGATACACGAGTCGCTGATCGAAGCAGATGCCTGGATCAATGTTCCCATCCTGAAAAACCACGGGGGAGCCAAATTGTCATGTGCAATGAAAAATATGATGGGGATCGTTTGGGATCGTCGCTTCTTCCACCAGAACGACTTGCAACAATGCATTGCCGATATCTGTACCTGGCAGAAGAAACCGGTACTGAACATCGTAGACGCCTACCGTATGATGCATCAGAACGGTCCGCAGGGAAAAAGTGCAGCCGATGTGGCTACATTGAAATCGATGATCGTTTCTCCTAATATCGTCGCCGTCGATACGGCCGCCCTCGCTTTGTTCAACCAGGTAAAGAAGTTGGACATGGCTGCCGTCGGACATCTGAGCAAAGGTGAAGCACTCAAATTAGGCTCTACCGATCTGAAAAAAATAAACATCAAACGTATTAAGATCTGA
- a CDS encoding (4Fe-4S)-binding protein — translation MDKIHEYSNGELTIIWQPNICQHAGICVKILPKVYTPKERPWIKIENATTAELIDQIGKCPSGALTYRMEKKKEE, via the coding sequence ATGGACAAAATTCATGAATATTCAAATGGTGAACTCACCATTATCTGGCAACCAAATATCTGCCAACATGCAGGAATCTGCGTCAAGATATTGCCGAAGGTATACACCCCCAAAGAACGTCCCTGGATCAAAATAGAAAATGCGACCACTGCGGAATTGATCGACCAGATCGGTAAATGTCCTTCAGGGGCACTGACTTACAGGATGGAGAAAAAGAAAGAGGAGTAA
- a CDS encoding winged helix-turn-helix domain-containing protein codes for MTKNDVVSEAGQIWSLLSERKILSVKRIGEMTHYHESLVCLALGWLVKENKVRLFEKSGVLHAELNISIPEMYY; via the coding sequence ATGACTAAGAATGATGTTGTTTCAGAGGCTGGTCAGATCTGGTCTTTGTTATCAGAAAGAAAAATTTTGTCAGTGAAGAGGATTGGGGAAATGACTCACTATCATGAGTCTTTGGTTTGTTTGGCTTTAGGATGGTTAGTAAAGGAAAATAAAGTTCGCCTGTTTGAAAAAAGCGGCGTGCTACATGCAGAGTTGAATATTTCGATTCCTGAAATGTACTATTAA
- a CDS encoding NAD(P)H-dependent oxidoreductase: protein MDLLKALQWRYAVKKFDPSKEVDQQLVDKIIEAAWLAPTSSGLQPFQIIDITNHDLKNKIVPIAFDQLQVAECSHLLVFAAWDNYTAKRIDHIYHYISSERGQKPDRYKPYTDRLKDAYLNRPAEENFEHAARQSYIAFSFAMMMAAELGVDSTPMEGFDNEALDDLLNLRELKLRSVTMLPLGYRDAENDWLVDLKKVRHPKKEFLIEIK, encoded by the coding sequence ATGGATTTATTAAAAGCTCTTCAATGGCGGTACGCCGTCAAAAAATTCGACCCGTCGAAAGAGGTGGATCAGCAATTAGTGGATAAAATCATAGAGGCCGCCTGGCTGGCCCCCACATCATCGGGTTTACAACCGTTCCAGATCATCGACATTACCAATCATGATTTAAAGAATAAAATCGTCCCTATCGCATTCGACCAACTTCAGGTGGCGGAATGTTCGCACTTGTTAGTATTTGCTGCATGGGATAATTACACAGCCAAACGAATCGATCATATCTATCATTACATCTCGTCCGAGAGGGGACAGAAACCGGATCGCTACAAACCCTACACCGACCGGCTGAAAGATGCTTACCTGAACCGTCCGGCAGAAGAAAATTTCGAACACGCGGCACGGCAGTCTTACATCGCCTTTTCTTTCGCCATGATGATGGCAGCCGAACTGGGAGTAGACAGCACTCCGATGGAAGGATTCGACAATGAAGCTCTGGATGACCTGTTGAACCTACGTGAATTGAAATTGCGTAGCGTTACGATGTTGCCTCTCGGTTATCGGGATGCCGAAAACGATTGGCTGGTAGACTTAAAGAAGGTTCGCCATCCGAAGAAGGAATTCCTGATCGAAATAAAATAA
- a CDS encoding uracil-xanthine permease family protein, translating to MDNMKPLNPIQKTVVGVQFLFVAFGATVLVPLLVGLDPSTALFTAGIGTLIFHLVTRGKVPIFLGSSFAFVAPIIKATELYGLPGTMSGLVAVGTVYGLMSLLVRWRGIGFIKRLFPPVVIGPVIILIGLSLAGSGVNMAKENWPLALVALLTAILASMLGRGMLRLIPIFCGIIVGYLTASLFGLIDFKPVIEAPWLAFPQFVKPSLSWEAVIFMIPVTIAPVIEHIGDVYAINEVTGKDFVKDPGLHRTMLGDGLACIVAGLIGGPPVTTYSEVTGAISLTKITDPAVIRIAAVSGIVFSVFGKVSALLKSIPAAVLGGIMLLLFGTIAAVGINSLIQNRTNLGDTRNLIIVSLILTFGIGGAAIEFGGFTMAGIGLSALLGVVLNLVLPRSKTLP from the coding sequence ATGGATAATATGAAACCCTTGAATCCTATCCAGAAAACGGTAGTAGGCGTTCAGTTCCTGTTTGTAGCGTTTGGTGCGACTGTTCTCGTTCCTCTGCTGGTTGGCCTTGATCCTTCTACCGCTCTTTTTACGGCGGGTATCGGCACGTTGATCTTTCATCTGGTAACGAGAGGGAAAGTCCCTATTTTTCTGGGAAGCAGTTTTGCTTTTGTGGCGCCTATCATAAAGGCGACGGAATTGTACGGGTTGCCCGGTACGATGTCCGGCTTGGTGGCCGTGGGCACCGTTTATGGATTAATGAGTTTGTTGGTCCGGTGGAGGGGGATCGGTTTTATCAAACGGCTTTTTCCGCCGGTGGTGATCGGACCGGTTATTATCCTGATCGGTCTCTCGCTGGCAGGTTCAGGTGTGAATATGGCAAAGGAAAACTGGCCGTTGGCACTGGTAGCTCTGCTTACCGCTATCCTCGCCTCTATGTTGGGACGGGGAATGTTGAGATTGATCCCTATCTTCTGTGGAATTATTGTCGGGTATTTGACTGCTAGCCTGTTCGGCTTGATTGACTTCAAGCCGGTGATAGAAGCTCCCTGGTTGGCATTCCCTCAATTTGTGAAGCCTTCATTGTCGTGGGAAGCGGTTATTTTTATGATTCCGGTGACGATTGCTCCGGTAATCGAACATATAGGTGATGTGTATGCTATCAATGAGGTGACGGGCAAGGACTTCGTAAAGGATCCGGGGCTTCACCGCACTATGTTGGGAGACGGTCTGGCATGTATCGTTGCCGGATTGATCGGTGGTCCTCCCGTCACGACCTATTCGGAGGTGACAGGAGCTATTTCGCTGACGAAGATTACGGACCCGGCCGTTATCCGCATTGCTGCCGTAAGCGGTATTGTGTTTTCCGTGTTCGGAAAGGTCAGTGCGTTGCTTAAATCGATTCCCGCTGCCGTATTGGGAGGTATCATGCTGTTGTTGTTCGGAACGATTGCTGCTGTCGGTATCAACAGCCTGATCCAGAACCGGACCAATCTGGGCGATACCCGCAACCTGATCATCGTTTCATTGATCCTGACTTTCGGGATTGGTGGCGCCGCTATCGAATTCGGTGGCTTCACGATGGCCGGTATCGGGCTCTCGGCTCTGTTGGGGGTTGTTCTGAATCTGGTATTGCCGAGAAGTAAGACTCTACCG